One segment of Raphanus sativus cultivar WK10039 unplaced genomic scaffold, ASM80110v3 Scaffold1555, whole genome shotgun sequence DNA contains the following:
- the LOC108862824 gene encoding LOW QUALITY PROTEIN: cell division control protein 6 homolog B-like (The sequence of the model RefSeq protein was modified relative to this genomic sequence to represent the inferred CDS: deleted 1 base in 1 codon; substituted 1 base at 1 genomic stop codon) — MGPIVSPYKSAAKLEISKRHERTKSAPGCENRNCRIRGNERCLPSPIGEIEEHRDSSEEKAEIGGSQSLVQGHNPYAEETEISSTNCCSNLRTPEKEVKKDSNENLAVDNLSDCLDSESNWNPRDEEQMRAVKEALHVSKTPSTIVCREDEQRRIFXFVKGCLDQQKAGSLYICGCPGTGKSLSVEKVVQQVGDWSKQAGLPPVDTLSVNCTSLTKATDIFSKIVEIVEPVKKDDCYSSPLQHLQSLFSQKQQSSSRMMLIIADEMDFLITKDRGVLHDLFMLTTLPFSTCILIGVANAIDLADRFLPKLKSLNCKPVVVTFRAYSKDQILMILQERLMVLPYIVAFQSKALELCARLVAAASGDMRKALSVCRSALEILETEIRGSPSPESQGPTPDDPVVRIYHMATALSKTFKSPVVDTIQSLPQHQQIIICSAAKAFRGAKKDATVGELNKLYLEICKSWVISPAGITEFTNMCTVLNDQVTTIAALSILCW; from the exons ATGGGCCCAATCGTAAGCCCATATAAAAGTGCCGCGAAGCTGGAGATTTCAAAACGGCATGAGAGAACAAAGAGCGCGCCGGGATGCGAAAAC CGAAATTGCCGTATTCGTGGCAACGAACGATGCCTACCATCGCCGATCGGAGAAATCGAAGAGCATCGAGACTCCTCGGAAGAGAAAGCTGAGATCGGAGGAAGCCAATCACTTGTCCAAGGACACAACCCCTACGCCGAAGAAACTGAAATCTCGTCGACGAATTGCTGTTCAAATCTCAGAACGCCAGAAAAg GAAGTTAAGAAAGACTCTAATGAAAACTTGGCAGTGGATAACTTATCCGATTGTTTAGACTCTGAATCTAACTGGAACCCTCGAG ATGAGGAGCAAATGAGAGCTGTGAAAGAGGCATTGCATGTATCTAAAACACCGTCGACAATTGTTTGC CGTGAAGATGAACAGAGACGCATTTTCTAGTTTGTGAAAGGCTGCTTAGATCAGCAGAAGGCTGGGAGTTTGTACATTTGCGGCTGTCCTGGGACTGGGAAGTCACTGTCCGTGGAGAAAGTTGTACAACAAGTTGGTGATTGGTCGAAGCAG GCCGGTTTGCCACCTGTGGACACATTGTCTGTGAACTGCACTTCACTGACAAAGGCAACAGATATATTCAGCAAG ATAGTTGAAATAGTAGAGCCCGTGAAGAAAGATGATTGCTACTCTTCACCTCTACAACATCTTCAGAGTTTGTTTTCTCAAAAGCAACAGTCCAGCTCAAGAATGAT GTTAATAATTGCAGATGAGATGGATTTCTTGATCACAAAAGACCGAGGAGTACTTCATGATCTTTTTATGCTTACAACTTTGCCATTTTCAACGTGTATACTTATAG gTGTAGCTAATGCAATAGACCTTGCAGATCGTTTCCTTCCGAAATTGAAGTCACTTAATT GCAAACCTGTGGTTGTAACTTTCCGTGCTTATTCTAAAGATCAAATCCTTATGATACTACAAGAGAGGCTAATG GTTCTTCCATATATTGTTGCATTCCAATCAAAAGCCTTGGAGCTCTGTGCAAG GTTGGTTGCGGCTGCGTCAGGTGACATGAGAAAGGCTTTATCTGTCTGCAG GAGCGCTCTTGAAATTTTAGAAACAGAAATAAGAGGATCACCTAGCCCAGAATCACAAGGTCCAACTCCAGATGATCCAGTG GTGAGGATATATCATATGGCTACTGCATTATCTAAGACGTTTAAGTCTCCTGTAGTTGACACTATTCAGTCTCTTCCTCAACACCAACAA ATCATAATATGTTCTGCTGCAAAGGCTTTTCGAGGGGCCAAAAAGGATGCAACCGTTGGAGAG CTTAATAAATTATACCTGGAAATCTGTAAATCTTGGGTCATTTCTCCAGCCGGAATTACAGAGTTCACTAACATGTGTACGGTGCTAAATGATCAGGTAACTACTATCGCTGCCCTGAGTATTCTATGTTGGTAA
- the LOC108862806 gene encoding UDP-glycosyltransferase 71C3-like, protein MEKQDIIFVPSPGAGHLLVSIEFAKSLIKRDNRIHTITILHWTLPFVPQSKNSAKSLLASEPRIRLLSLPEIQNPPPLELFFEASEAYLLDFTKKTVPLVREALSALVSPPDGTDPVRIAGLVIDFFCVPLIDVGNEFNLPSYILLTCNAGFLGMMKYLPERHSRTPSELDLSSGEEEHSIPGYVCPVPTKVMPPGQFVRESYEAWVEIAAKLPEAKGILVNSYTSLEKNAFEYFARLHENYPPVYPVGPVLSLEDRPCANLDPADKDRIMSWLDEKPVSSVVYLCFGSFGIHGASQIKEIARALELSGHRFLWSIRTNPMEKACPYDLLPEGFRDRTASRGLVCGWAPQVEVLSHKAVGGFVSHCGWNSVLESLWFGVPIATWPMYAEQQLNAFTMVKELGLAVELRMDYVAAKGEVVKAEEIAGAIRSLMDGEDTPRKRVKEMAEAARMAAKDGGSSFVAVKRFIDELMGRAF, encoded by the coding sequence ATGGAGAAGCAAGATATCATCTTCGTACCTTCTCCAGGCGCTGGCCATCTCCTTGTCTCCATTGAATTCGCCAAGTCTCTCATCAAACGTGACAACCGCATACACACCATCACCATCCTCCACTGGACACTCCCTTTCGTTCCTCAATCCAAAAACTCGGCTAAATCTCTTCTAGCTTCAGAGCCTCGAATCCGCCTCTTGTCCTTGCCTGAGATCCAAAACCCTCCGCCGTTGGAACTCTTCTTTGAAGCCTCCGAGGCTTACCTACTCGACTTCACCAAGAAAACAGTTCCTCTCGTCAGAGAAGCTCTCTCAGCTCTGGTTTCTCCTCCTGATGGAACCGATCCGGTCCGTATCGCCGGTTTGGTAATAGATTTCTTCTGTGTCCCGTTGATCGATGTCGGAAACGAGTTCAACCTTCCTTCTTACATTCTCCTCACGTGTAACGCTGGTTTCTTGGGTATGATGAAGTATCTCCCTGAGAGACACAGCCGAACACCCTCCGAGCTTGACCTGAGCTCCGGCGAGGAAGAACACTCCATTCCCGGTTACGTCTGCCCCGTGCCGACGAAGGTCATGCCGCCTGGTCAGTTCGTGAGAGAGTCGTACGAGGCTTGGGTCGAGATTGCAGCGAAGTTACCTGAAGCCAAAGGCATTTTGGTAAACTCCTACACAAGTCTTGAGAAGAACGCTTTTGAGTACTTCGCTCGTCTTCACGAGAACTATCCTCCGGTTTATCCGGTCGGACCGGTTCTTAGCTTAGAGGATCGTCCGTGTGCGAATCTGGATCCAGCTGATAAGGACAGGATCATGAGCTGGCTTGATGAGAAGCCTGTTTCTTCAGTCGTGTACCTCTGCTTCGGAAGCTTCGGAATCCACGGAGCGTCGCAGATCAAGGAGATAGCTCGAGCTTTAGAGCTCTCCGGCCACAGGTTTCTTTGGTCAATACGAACAAACCCGATGGAGAAAGCTTGTCCGTACGATCTGTTACCTGAGGGGTTTAGAGATCGGACGGCGAGCAGAGGTTTGGTGTGCGGCTGGGCGCCGCAAGTGGAAGTGCTGTCTCATAAGGCTGTAGGAGGGTTCGTGTCTCACTGCGGTTGGAACTCGGTGCTGGAGAGCTTGTGGTTCGGAGTTCCGATCGCCACGTGGCCGATGTACGCTGAGCAGCAGCTGAACGCGTTCACGATGGTAAAGGAGTTGGGTTTGGCCGTGGAGCTGCGTATGGATTACGTTGCTGCGAAGGGAGAGGTAGTGAAAGCTGAGGAGATCGCGGGGGCTATAAGGTCTCTGATGGACGGTGAGGATACGCCGAGGAAAAGAGTTAAGGAGATGGCGGAAGCGGCGAGGATGGCTGCCAAGGATGGTGGATCGTCGTTTGTTGCGGTTAAACGATTCATTGACGAGTTGATGGGCCGGGCTTTTTAG